A single window of Streptomyces aquilus DNA harbors:
- a CDS encoding helix-turn-helix domain-containing protein → MRTFTPLRAKVAQEGPTRNNIAEVALRLFVEHGYDEVGMRDVAEEADVAVTTVFAHFASKEALVFDQDEHHEERLVDAVANRSSDQSLLNALRAEVLNAARWFSTPKSIAFWTLVESSAALRGYASHMQARHEQALVSAIASDPRHPRPPPPAVRSPASPWTPTPWPGTPRTRWPQWRKSSTSSSPPSRPQRTDSQRSR, encoded by the coding sequence ATGCGCACCTTCACCCCTTTGCGGGCCAAGGTGGCACAAGAAGGGCCGACGCGGAACAACATCGCGGAGGTCGCGCTGCGCCTCTTTGTGGAACACGGCTATGACGAAGTGGGCATGCGCGACGTGGCAGAGGAAGCGGACGTCGCCGTGACCACCGTGTTCGCACACTTCGCCTCCAAGGAGGCACTGGTCTTCGACCAGGACGAACACCACGAAGAACGCCTGGTCGACGCCGTGGCGAACCGGAGCTCCGATCAGTCACTGCTCAACGCGCTGCGCGCCGAGGTGCTCAACGCCGCCCGATGGTTCTCCACCCCGAAGTCCATCGCGTTCTGGACCCTCGTCGAAAGCTCGGCCGCGCTGCGCGGCTACGCCTCCCACATGCAGGCGCGCCACGAGCAGGCCCTCGTCTCCGCCATCGCCTCAGACCCGAGGCACCCACGTCCGCCACCGCCTGCCGTGCGCTCGCCCGCTTCACCCTGGACGCCTACTCCCTGGCCCGGGACGCCGAGAACCCGCTGGCCGCAGTGGAGGAAATCTTCGACCTCCTCGAGCCCGCCTTCGCGCCCGCAGCGGACCGACAGTCAGCGAAGCC